One Carassius auratus strain Wakin unplaced genomic scaffold, ASM336829v1 scaf_tig00217318, whole genome shotgun sequence genomic region harbors:
- the LOC113100643 gene encoding uncharacterized protein LOC113100643 codes for MKGLEILDFWCFPKYLHHRYLWDTSTKPISQNTMVNSTPVPPDTMADATPVCHQMATSPVPLLKMAASPAPLHKMAAIPSPLYKIATSSAPQSQATVDLYESSLIATNIPELYHVSTDHPESHHILSVAPSSVLSACCVAVKETVTAVKPPEMAETAAELLQVSVVPIHELSSCPAMAMEAVYELIACLVTATETIHELTACPVTVMEAVW; via the coding sequence ATGAAGGGGCTTGAAATCCTGGACTTTTGGTGCTTCCCCAAATACCTACACCATCGTTATCTATGGGATACATCGACCAAACCCATTTCCCAAAACACGATGGTCAACTCTACGCCTGTGCCTCCAGACACGATGGCCGACGCTACACCTGTGTGCCaccagatggccaccagcccagtgccattactcaagatggccgccagcccagcgccactgcacaagatggccgccatccCATCGCCACTGTACAAGATAGCCACCAGCTCAGCACCACAaagtcaagccacagttgatcttTATGAGTCCAGTCTAATCGCTACCAATATTCCAGAACTTTATCACGTCTCAACAGATCATCCAGAATCTCATCACATCCTGTCTGTTGCACCCAGCAGTGTTCTCTCAGCCTGTtgtgttgctgtcaaggagaccgTTACTGCTGTGAAACCTCCAGAGATGGCAGAAACCGCTGCAGAACTTTTGCAGGTGTCAGTAGTACCCATCCATGAACTCTCGTCGTGTCCTGCCATGGCTATGGAGGCAGTCTATGAACTCATTGCCTGTCTTGTGACGGCCACGGAGACCATCCATGAACTCACCGCCTGCCCTGTCACGGTTATGGAGGCTGTTTGGTAA